Proteins encoded by one window of Swingsia samuiensis:
- a CDS encoding heavy-metal-associated domain-containing protein, with the protein MNDSIIIKVDGMSCTGCSNKLQDALSKVVGVSQASVTLEDGLARIHYDPQTVSVKQLKETVEDVGFDVVA; encoded by the coding sequence ATGAACGATTCAATTATAATAAAGGTTGACGGGATGTCCTGCACAGGATGCTCAAACAAGTTACAAGACGCTTTGAGTAAAGTCGTAGGGGTATCTCAAGCAAGTGTAACGTTAGAGGACGGCTTGGCGCGCATCCACTATGATCCTCAAACTGTTTCGGTTAAACAGCTTAAAGAAACTGTTGAAGATGTGGGGTTTGATGTTGTTGCTTGA
- a CDS encoding trimeric intracellular cation channel family protein → MFSSSLSHSLLPLLDIAGTAVFAISGALAAARENLNIVTFIFFAAITGVGGGTVRDLLIGAPVIWMHNSTPLAVCVVCGLIIWFTPSRIWPAKAIDWFDGLGIAAYSVFGTAKAIAYGVPLLPSIIMGIVSTCMGGIFRDMLAGVPSIVVRPELYVTAVALSSGSYALLYELGCNIYVATAIAVLAGFGLRALALWKGLGLPHYQR, encoded by the coding sequence ATGTTTTCCTCTTCTCTCTCTCATTCTTTACTCCCCTTACTTGATATAGCGGGGACAGCTGTTTTTGCTATTTCTGGCGCACTTGCGGCCGCGCGTGAAAATCTTAACATCGTTACTTTTATTTTTTTCGCAGCAATTACAGGTGTAGGCGGCGGCACAGTCCGAGATCTGCTTATCGGTGCACCCGTTATCTGGATGCATAACTCAACCCCCCTTGCCGTTTGTGTTGTTTGTGGTCTTATTATTTGGTTCACACCAAGCCGAATATGGCCAGCAAAAGCCATCGATTGGTTCGATGGTTTAGGAATTGCCGCCTACAGCGTTTTTGGAACAGCAAAAGCTATCGCATATGGCGTTCCTTTATTGCCTTCTATTATTATGGGAATTGTCAGTACATGCATGGGAGGTATATTCCGTGACATGCTTGCGGGTGTTCCCTCAATTGTTGTTCGCCCGGAGCTCTATGTAACAGCTGTTGCGCTTTCTTCGGGAAGTTATGCTTTATTATATGAACTTGGCTGCAATATTTATGTTGCCACCGCAATCGCTGTTCTAGCAGGCTTTGGGTTGCGCGCCCTTGCACTATGGAAAGGGCTCGGTCTTCCTCACTATCAAAGATGA